The DNA segment ATTACCGCAGAcatcacatatatattttttattttccttggATATAATCCTTTTCTTATAGGGACCTCTTGTGTGgaaatttttatcttttacgACATCAGAGCTTACTTTATTATCACATTCTTCGTTTGATTTACTTGTAGTTGCGGAGGTATTCTCTACAACAGGTAATTCTTTCCCGCTTTTATCTTCTGGACTTACTTCCAAAGGTTGTAACTCTGTTCCGGACATGCTAGCTACTAAATtactttcaatataaaattcgTCCAAGTACTCTGGTTTGCATTCGTCTTCATTTATTTCAAGATTTTCCTGCTCTTCGTTTTCCATGTTAATATCGTCAACGTCGGAAAATGACATTTCCAACATTTCTACTTTCATCTCTTTGTTACTTAAAATTTCTTCATTGAGGTAAATATTTTCCACGACCGCGCTTTCGTCGACCACGTCTTCGAATTCAATTTTCACAGGAGCGTCAAGagtttgatttgatttttcctCTATTTTGTGTACACTTAAATCTTGTTGCCGATAGGCTTCAATTATCTGATGTGTATGTAGAACTTTAATTCGAAATTGGTGTGCCAAACTAAGTGACAATtcgcaatttttacaaatacatttCGGCAATGTTTCATAGTTCTCCGCCTagcatgaaattaaattttcaatatcatatcgttgcaaaaaatgtaaaatgataACTACCTCTTCCAGTGTAATGCCTGCAATTAGAGCCAGCATTTCATTCGGCGATTGTTCGCCTTCGTCCAATGGCTCATATAGGGATCTTAGCTTAGGAGTACGCGTCAAGCATACGCGACACATTTTGGGTCCTACGTCAGTCAATTTCATTTCGACAGCTACaagtttattgttttatatattgaTGATTTTactgatttatttaaaaattaataaaacagttatttttgtttacacttatttataatatttatgaacTCTTGTTACTGTTTTTTCAATGATAAACAGCTGTTCCAGACAGCTTTCAATTAGAGTTGCCAAACGAgagaaaatataagaaaatgtgTATAGTTGTAAAGAGCGTGATAACATCAACGTAagccagagaacgtatatcaaaaaatcgaatttcatataaatacatgtgattgcatataaatgtataaaaatataagcaaaaaaaaacagacgtttataatagcaatgtatagttttgagcataatttttattcaatggTCAGCTATGTTAAAGCGTCACTCTTAAAATTCCTCCTTCCGAGCtggctgtggtgaaacacgctcatcttGTTCAATTtgcccaaaaatattttaacatactCTGCGTCGTGAATCTTCTCTATGATATACGTTCTATGTATAAGCTTTTCGTTGAAAGCTCGAAACATATGTTtttgacaacaacaaacgaaatttaaaaacaaaagaaatttcgaaggaaactaaattgaataaatattataataaataagatAACAACAATCATGTCTCGTGTTTGCGATTATTAGATAGATATATTTCCCGCAAATCTATTATATTAACTATGAAGTGTATTGTTTATATACGTGCACAGACAAGAGTACTCTAATCAAGATGCTAAATataacattcatacatataagcATGCATGTAATCTATCAGATATAAAAAGCATTCCAAAGTGTATGAAATCATTTAGATTTGAAGTTCTGATGCGACTACACCACCTAACAGCGTGTCCTACGCGATCATTAATTGACATTTGTACAAGCGTTAGAGGTTTATTATCGACTTCCCGAAAACTTTGTTTCCTGAGCAGTCGAAGTGGCTTAACCACTAATACTCACAATTACAGCAAGAAAAGTGACTTAAAAACTACCAGCTACCAAAAGAACCTCATTAACAAAATGCTCAACCACTTGCCATTTTTTACCAGCGGAGAAATAGTGCACGGCTTCGGACGCGGTTCTAAAGAACTTGGCATCCCAACAGGTACATTAAAACAACGTAGAATTTTTAGCGGTTTTGAAGCTATTTTCCTTTGAGCTTTAAACGTGGCATTCccaattatttaattactttaaaactCAATGTCATTGTTTTCTTGCTGACTGCTTtaataatttcgtttatatAACATACACAGCAAATTTTCCTCTGGAAGTGGTGAAAGCGCTACCAGCCGAAATAACTTTGGGCATATACTACGGTTGGGCGAGTGTGGACAATGGTGATGTGCATAAAATGGTAATGAGTATAGGAACGAATCCCTACTATGACAATAAAGAGAAGAGTATGGTGAGTTAATCAAAGCaatacttcaatttatttttattgaattgtaAAGCATGGAAATATATCAAGTACTTTCATTTAgatgttgtacatacatacatatatatgtttacatgCAAGTATGTATCA comes from the Bactrocera neohumeralis isolate Rockhampton chromosome 2, APGP_CSIRO_Bneo_wtdbg2-racon-allhic-juicebox.fasta_v2, whole genome shotgun sequence genome and includes:
- the LOC126760239 gene encoding zinc finger and SCAN domain-containing protein 23-like; this encodes MKLTDVGPKMCRVCLTRTPKLRSLYEPLDEGEQSPNEMLALIAGITLEEAENYETLPKCICKNCELSLSLAHQFRIKVLHTHQIIEAYRQQDLSVHKIEEKSNQTLDAPVKIEFEDVVDESAVVENIYLNEEILSNKEMKVEMLEMSFSDVDDINMENEEQENLEINEDECKPEYLDEFYIESNLVASMSGTELQPLEVSPEDKSGKELPVVENTSATTSKSNEECDNKVSSDVVKDKNFHTRGPYKKRIISKENKKYICDVCGNIYAKRGRMTEHRRRHDKELRYACELCDKRFHLREHLRKHMYQHKGGKPFKCSFCSRTFFYESVKKAHEAIHSGVKPYVCDVCNKAFAYQHALGKHKLIHADVKFYHCDYCDKDFRLQHHLKQHKETKSHQSAVRAYHMGDEEYQEEISEEQIYEDAGYVEEIFIYQQEGFKDQNVIDAAPTSLNQLVEQIMN
- the LOC126761152 gene encoding putative riboflavin kinase, giving the protein MKSFRFEVLMRLHHLTACPTRSLIDICTSVRGLLSTSRKLCFLSSRSGLTTNTHNYSKKSDLKTTSYQKNLINKMLNHLPFFTSGEIVHGFGRGSKELGIPTANFPLEVVKALPAEITLGIYYGWASVDNGDVHKMVMSIGTNPYYDNKEKSMETHILHKFDGDLYGHFLKVCIVGYLRPERNFESLEELITAIQKDIADAKNLLEGDENNRQLQYSKYFKTNGDENVKSASANLQADNKNNGS